A window of the Azospirillum brasilense genome harbors these coding sequences:
- the bioD gene encoding dethiobiotin synthase has product MTVDPRKAAIAAAFGEAAPRYEEHAAVQRIAAERLAERVARLPLPPRPRVLEIGCGTGFLSRALRERIGPADWLLTDLSPDMLARCRATLGDPADSAFRIVDGEQPDLDGPFDLIVSSLALQWFRDPAAALAHWVGLLAPGGRIAVATLAADSFREWREAHHALGLEAGIPAYPTRHALDRLWPAGGAGSVEEERLLRRHADGLEFLAELKGIGAHLPAEGRRPLPPGALRRVLRRLERPEGLTMTHHIAYGLFRKDGAQPRGVFVTGTDTGVGKTLVSALLARAWDAAYWKPLQTGLKDEPGDTPTVASLAALPAERVHPPACALAEPLSPHAAAELEGVAIDAGTLALPDTDRPLVVEGAGGLMVPVTEDVFIIDLIARFGLPVVLVARSTLGTINHTLLSLEALRARGLAVAGVVLNGLPNPGNRAAIERFGKVRVLAEIPTLDRLDSETVTEAAALIPSFDSVFP; this is encoded by the coding sequence ATGACCGTCGACCCGCGCAAGGCCGCCATCGCCGCCGCCTTCGGCGAGGCCGCCCCCCGCTACGAGGAGCACGCCGCCGTGCAGCGCATCGCGGCGGAGCGTCTGGCGGAGCGCGTCGCCCGCCTCCCCTTGCCGCCCCGCCCCCGCGTGCTGGAGATCGGCTGTGGCACCGGCTTCCTCAGCCGCGCCCTGCGTGAGCGGATCGGACCGGCGGACTGGCTGCTCACCGACCTGTCGCCGGACATGCTGGCGCGCTGCCGCGCCACGTTGGGCGACCCGGCTGATTCCGCGTTCCGGATCGTGGACGGGGAACAGCCGGACCTCGACGGCCCCTTCGACCTGATCGTCTCCAGCCTCGCCCTGCAATGGTTCCGCGACCCCGCCGCCGCTCTGGCGCACTGGGTGGGGCTGCTGGCGCCGGGAGGGCGCATCGCCGTCGCAACGTTGGCCGCCGACAGCTTCCGCGAATGGCGGGAGGCCCACCATGCGCTCGGGCTGGAGGCTGGGATTCCCGCCTACCCCACCCGCCACGCCCTCGACCGGCTGTGGCCCGCCGGCGGCGCGGGATCGGTCGAGGAGGAGCGGCTGCTCCGCCGTCACGCCGACGGGCTGGAGTTCCTGGCCGAACTGAAGGGCATCGGCGCCCATCTGCCGGCGGAGGGCCGCCGCCCCCTGCCTCCGGGCGCCCTGCGCCGCGTGCTGCGCCGGCTGGAACGGCCGGAAGGACTGACCATGACCCATCACATCGCCTACGGCCTGTTCCGCAAGGACGGCGCCCAGCCCCGCGGGGTGTTTGTCACCGGCACCGACACCGGCGTCGGCAAGACGCTGGTCTCCGCCCTGCTCGCGCGGGCCTGGGACGCCGCCTATTGGAAGCCCCTGCAAACCGGCCTGAAGGACGAACCGGGCGACACCCCCACCGTCGCCTCCCTCGCCGCCCTGCCCGCGGAGCGCGTCCACCCGCCGGCTTGCGCACTGGCCGAGCCGCTGTCCCCGCACGCCGCGGCGGAGTTGGAGGGCGTCGCCATCGACGCCGGCACCCTGGCTCTGCCCGACACCGACCGCCCGCTGGTGGTGGAGGGGGCCGGCGGGCTGATGGTGCCGGTGACGGAGGACGTCTTCATCATCGACCTGATCGCCCGCTTCGGCCTGCCGGTGGTGCTGGTGGCGCGCAGCACGCTCGGAACCATCAACCACACGCTGCTCAGCCTGGAGGCGCTGCGGGCGCGCGGGCTGGCGGTGGCCGGAGTGGTGCTGAACGGCCTGCCCAACCCCGGCAACCGCGCCGCCATCGAGCGGTTCGGCAAGGTCCGCGTGCTGGCCGAGATTCCCACGCTCGACCGTCTCGACTCCGAAACCGTCACCGAGGCGGCGGCCCTCATTCCTTCCTTCGACAGCGTGTTTCCATGA
- the bioA gene encoding adenosylmethionine--8-amino-7-oxononanoate transaminase — MTDTVSLDRRHVWHPFTQAQTAPEPLAVTHGKGVSLFTEDGREILDLISSWWVNLHGHAHPAIAGAIAEQAHRLEQVIFADFTHSPAARLAARLAEVLPGNLDRVFYSDNGSTAVEVALKLAWQYWRNKGEGQRRRFLAFEGSYHGDTFGAMAAGVGSGFYEPFQELLFAVDRMPYPATWDDDPEVEAKEAAALAWLDRWLAANGTEMVAVIIEPLVQGASGMRFCRPEFLRAMAARVRAAAGLVIFDEVMTGFGRTGALFASQKAGVAPDLICLSKGLTGGFLPLSVTACGASIYEAFLGAGFDRAFAHGHSFTANPLGCAAALASLDLTTSAETAANLARIEARHRAAIADLSGHPKLSRGRVMGTIAAIEVTDAQGYTAAVGQTLKRFFLERGLLLRPLGPVIYLLPPYCVTDGQLDRAYAAIRDAADTLL; from the coding sequence ATGACCGACACCGTTTCTCTCGACCGGCGCCACGTCTGGCATCCCTTCACCCAGGCGCAGACCGCGCCGGAGCCGCTGGCCGTCACCCACGGCAAGGGGGTCAGCCTGTTCACCGAGGACGGGCGGGAAATCCTGGACCTCATCTCCTCCTGGTGGGTGAACCTGCACGGCCACGCCCACCCGGCCATCGCCGGGGCCATCGCGGAGCAGGCGCACCGGCTGGAGCAGGTGATCTTCGCCGACTTCACCCACAGCCCCGCCGCGCGCCTCGCCGCCCGGCTGGCCGAGGTGCTGCCGGGAAATCTCGACCGCGTCTTCTACTCCGACAACGGCTCGACCGCGGTGGAGGTGGCGCTGAAGCTCGCTTGGCAGTACTGGCGTAACAAGGGCGAGGGCCAGCGCCGCCGCTTCCTCGCCTTCGAGGGCAGCTACCACGGCGACACCTTTGGCGCGATGGCGGCGGGGGTCGGCTCCGGCTTCTACGAGCCGTTCCAGGAGTTGCTGTTCGCCGTCGACCGCATGCCCTACCCGGCCACCTGGGACGACGACCCGGAGGTCGAGGCGAAGGAGGCCGCGGCGCTGGCCTGGCTCGACCGCTGGCTGGCTGCCAACGGGACGGAGATGGTCGCCGTCATCATCGAACCGCTGGTCCAGGGCGCGTCGGGCATGCGCTTCTGCCGTCCGGAGTTCCTGCGGGCCATGGCGGCGCGGGTGCGGGCGGCGGCCGGTCTGGTGATCTTCGACGAGGTGATGACCGGCTTCGGCCGCACCGGCGCCCTGTTCGCCAGCCAGAAGGCCGGGGTCGCGCCGGACCTGATCTGCCTGTCCAAAGGGCTGACCGGCGGTTTCCTGCCGCTGTCGGTCACCGCCTGCGGCGCTTCGATCTACGAGGCGTTCCTCGGCGCCGGCTTCGACCGGGCCTTCGCCCACGGCCACAGCTTCACCGCCAACCCGCTGGGCTGCGCCGCGGCCCTGGCCTCGCTCGACCTGACCACCTCGGCGGAGACCGCAGCGAACCTCGCGCGCATCGAGGCGCGGCACCGCGCCGCCATCGCCGATCTGTCCGGCCACCCGAAGCTGTCGCGCGGGCGCGTCATGGGCACCATCGCCGCCATCGAGGTGACCGACGCCCAGGGCTACACCGCCGCGGTCGGGCAGACGCTGAAGCGCTTCTTCCTGGAGCGGGGATTGCTGCTGCGCCCGCTCGGCCCCGTGATATACCTGCTGCCGCCCTACTGCGTGACGGACGGGCAGCTGGACCGCGCCTACGCCGCGATCCGCGACGCCGCCGATACCCTTCTCTGA